The following coding sequences lie in one Silene latifolia isolate original U9 population chromosome 5, ASM4854445v1, whole genome shotgun sequence genomic window:
- the LOC141657434 gene encoding taxadiene 5-alpha hydroxylase: protein MRISDIEAIAVLCCDIYNGAFPNSEVICILHPVMAPYISSTLIINLLPYLVASSICILFLLQHKKSKIKNKTPPGNMGLPFIGETMEFYRAQQNNRLFEDFITPRIQKHGNTFKTKLMGSATVIVNGLEANRFFLANEFKLVVSSWPSSSVQLMGENSIMEKTGECHRSLRAILAPCLGGTGLEALVPKICKVVKAHLVKDWGNQKRVITLYKSAKFLIFTIMCECVLEMEAKEELFDCFERVLEGVFSPPLDVPGTSFWRAKKARKEIERELSSVVRKKRKEMEELDENVRSKDELKSLLSRLVGGLIKGEIREVEVIDNMVLFIFAAHDTTSFAIAMTFKMLAKHSNSYTTLLQEHMKIKGNKSPGNEGLTMEDLKEMKYTWQVVRETMRLSPPVFGSFRRAIKEFEFDGFTIPQGWKVLWTVYGTHYSEEYFREPHRFDPSRFEETVPPYVFLAFGGGPRMCAGNQLAKLNILIFVHLVVTNYDWSLVENDEPILMDPLPIPSKGMPITISPFFSNHSPNQ, encoded by the exons ATGAGGATCTCAGATATCGAAGCTATAGCTGTATTATGCTGTGACATATATAATGGAGCATTTCCAAACTCTGAAGTTATATGCATATTGCATCCTGTAATGGCTCCCTACATCAGCTCAACCCTTATAATTAACCTTTTACCCTATCTAGTTGCTTCATCAATCTGCATTTTGTTTTTACTACAacacaaaaaatcaaaaattaagaACAAAACTCCACCAGGAAATATGGGTCTCCCTTTTATAGGCGAAACCATGGAATTCTATAGAGCCCAACAAAACAACAGATTGTTTGAAGATTTCATTACTCCAAGAATCCAAAAACATGGTAATACCTTCAAAACAAAGCTGATGGGTTCAGCAACGGTCATTGTGAACGGACTCGAAGCCAATCGATTCTTCCTAGCCAACGAGTTCAAGCTCGTTGTCAGCTCTTGGCCTTCTTCTTCGGTCCAGCTCATGGGAGAGAACTCTATTATGGAGAAGACCGGGGAATGTCATCGTTCACTTAGAGCTATACTAGCCCCGTGCCTTGGTGGCACGGGACTAGAAGCTTTAGTTCCTAAGATTTGTAAGGTGGTCAAGGCCCATTTGGTCAAGGATTGGGGAAATCAAAAACGGGTCATTACCCTTTATAAATCCGCTAAATTCTTGATCTTTACCATAATGTGCGAGTGTGTGCTGGAAATGGAGGCGAAAGAGGAATTGTTTGATTGTTTTGAGAGGGTTCTGGAAGGGGTATTCTCGCCGCCCTTGGACGTTCCAGGGACGAGTTTTTGGAGGGCAAAGAAAGCGAGGAAGGAAATAGAGAGAGAGTTGAGTAGTGTAGTgaggaaaaagagaaaggaaatggaggaATTAGATGAAAATGTAAGGAGTAAAGATGAATTAAAGTCATTGTTATCAAGATTAGTAGGTGGTTTGATTAAAGGAGAAATAAGAGAGGTTGAAGTTATTGATAATATGGTTTTGTTCATCTTTGCTGCTCATGACACCACCTCTTTCGCCATTGCAATGACATTCAAAATGTTAGCCAAACATTCTAATTCCTACACCACCTTGCTTCAAG AACATATGAAAATAAAAGGTAATAAGAGTCCCGGAAATGAGGGTTTAACAATGGAGGACTTGAAAGAAATGAAGTATACATGGCAAGTTGTTCGTGAAACCATGCGCCTTTCTCCTCCTGTTTTCGGCTCCTTTAGAAGAGCCATTAAGGAATTCGAGTTTGATGGATTCACCATACCCCAAGGATGGAAG GTACTATGGACAGTATATGGGACACATTATAGTGAAGAATACTTCAGAGAACCTCATAGATTTGATCCAAGTCGATTCGAGGAGACGGTACCACCATATGTATTTCTAGCATTTGGAGGGGGGCCAAGAATGTGTGCAGGAAATCAGTTGGCTAAGCTTAACATCCTAATCTTTGTTCATTTGGTTGTTACCAACTATGATTGGTCATTAGTTGAAAATGATGAGCCTATTCTCATGGATCCTCTTCCGATTCCTTCTAAAGGAATGCCTATTACAATTTCCCCTTTTTTTTCAAATCATTCGCCCAATCAATAA